A region from the Achromobacter seleniivolatilans genome encodes:
- the accB gene encoding acetyl-CoA carboxylase biotin carboxyl carrier protein, translating to MDLRKLKTLIDLVAESGIAELEITEGEGKVRIVKFSQTLQPVAYHQPEAGAAAPVAQAAAAAAPAAEAAPVISGHVVKAPMVGTFYRSPNPGASPFIEVGSTVKEGDPLCIIEAMKLLNEIEADKSGVIKEILVENGEPVEYGQPLFVIG from the coding sequence ATGGACCTTCGAAAACTCAAAACCCTGATCGACCTGGTGGCTGAATCGGGTATCGCTGAGCTGGAAATCACGGAAGGCGAAGGCAAGGTACGCATCGTCAAGTTCTCGCAGACCTTGCAGCCCGTGGCCTACCACCAGCCCGAAGCTGGCGCGGCCGCTCCGGTGGCTCAAGCCGCCGCTGCCGCAGCACCGGCCGCAGAAGCGGCTCCGGTCATTTCCGGCCACGTCGTGAAGGCGCCGATGGTTGGCACGTTCTATCGTTCGCCGAACCCGGGCGCATCTCCCTTTATTGAAGTGGGCTCCACCGTCAAGGAAGGCGATCCGCTGTGCATCATTGAAGCCATGAAGCTGCTCAATGAAATCGAGGCCGACAAGTCCGGCGTCATCAAAGAAATCCTGGTCGAAAATGGTGAGCCCGTCGAGTACGGTCAACCCCTCTTCGTCATTGGCTGA